From the uncultured Fibrobacter sp. genome, one window contains:
- a CDS encoding DUF1490 domain-containing protein produces MSVWKNEKFWLVMAGAVGSAIAKKILKAPKTREYAVKGLAQGMKFTADAKATFQDMKDEAADICNDAKKEAEAK; encoded by the coding sequence ATGTCCGTATGGAAAAATGAAAAGTTCTGGTTGGTGATGGCTGGTGCTGTTGGCTCTGCTATTGCAAAGAAGATTCTCAAGGCTCCCAAAACTCGCGAATATGCCGTCAAGGGACTTGCTCAGGGCATGAAGTTCACTGCCGACGCTAAGGCCACCTTCCAAGACATGAAGGACGAAGCTGCCGACATCTGCAACGACGCAAAGAAAGAAGCAGAAGCGAAGTAA
- a CDS encoding heavy metal translocating P-type ATPase, with product MKFKIVYDQPGRIRFRAGAYAFEKMHEPRIHMACVSEPYVQKAVVHSENGGILLEYEDGYREQVIDFVRNLNIANLPEIEPDTEYQLQALDTDFKNKLTFMIARRYLAKLFIPAPIRTVHLIYRGLKFVAKGLNCLGEGKLSVEVLDGAAIGASILQRNYESAGTIMFLLNVSSLLEDYTKARTRTALTASLAVKVDKVWVVRDGVDVQVRMQDVQVGDLVRVRSGSMIPVDGTVTEGDAFVNEATMTGESQAVHKTVGKSVFAGTIVDEGSIVVSVRAVSGNTKIQKIIELIDRSEDLKASIQSRAERLADGIVPFSFLGFGLTLLFTRNITKAVSILMVDYSCAIKLSTPISVISALREAADRNMTVKGGKYLEEFALADTIVFDKTGTLTKAEPKLERVIPFGNRSEDEILRIAACIEEHFPHSMARAIVRGAAERGIDHEEEHADVKYIVAHGIATTLDGERAVIGSKHFVVEDEKIAVGEAEQKKIDELAGAASVIYLAIGGNLAGVLCISDPPRDEAAEAIRMLREREIKHVAMITGDSQKAAERTAQLLGVDTFFAQVLPEDKHRYVEKMKAEGRRVIMVGDGINDAPALAAANVSVAMSDASDIARETADVTLRSEDLRDLAELRTLSTQLMDRIQANYRFIVAFNTSLLAAGFFGFLAPSTSALLHNLSTMAICAKSMTPLKRA from the coding sequence ATGAAATTCAAGATTGTTTACGATCAGCCGGGGCGAATCCGCTTTCGGGCGGGGGCCTACGCATTTGAAAAAATGCATGAACCGCGCATCCACATGGCATGCGTGAGTGAACCTTATGTCCAGAAAGCGGTAGTCCATTCGGAAAACGGCGGTATTCTGCTGGAATACGAAGATGGCTATCGTGAACAGGTGATTGATTTCGTTCGAAATCTGAACATTGCAAATCTTCCGGAAATCGAACCCGATACCGAATATCAGCTGCAGGCTCTTGATACGGATTTCAAGAATAAGCTCACGTTCATGATTGCGCGGCGTTACTTGGCCAAGTTGTTTATTCCGGCTCCTATCCGCACGGTGCACCTGATTTACAGGGGCCTCAAGTTTGTGGCGAAGGGCTTGAATTGCCTTGGTGAAGGAAAGCTTTCTGTCGAGGTGTTAGATGGAGCCGCTATCGGAGCGAGCATCCTGCAGCGCAATTACGAATCGGCGGGAACCATTATGTTCTTGCTGAACGTAAGTAGCCTTTTGGAAGATTATACTAAGGCGCGTACCCGCACCGCCCTTACTGCAAGTCTTGCCGTGAAGGTGGACAAGGTGTGGGTCGTTCGCGACGGTGTCGATGTTCAGGTGCGCATGCAGGACGTTCAGGTGGGCGACCTCGTGCGCGTGCGTTCCGGCAGCATGATTCCGGTGGATGGAACCGTTACCGAAGGCGATGCCTTTGTGAACGAAGCGACTATGACGGGCGAATCCCAGGCTGTTCATAAGACGGTCGGTAAGTCCGTTTTTGCGGGCACCATCGTAGACGAAGGTTCGATTGTCGTGTCAGTGCGTGCCGTGAGTGGCAACACCAAGATTCAGAAGATTATCGAACTTATCGATCGCTCCGAGGACTTGAAGGCTTCTATCCAGAGCCGTGCTGAACGCTTGGCTGATGGTATTGTGCCGTTCAGTTTCCTCGGTTTCGGGCTCACGCTCTTGTTTACCCGCAACATCACTAAGGCCGTCTCGATTCTGATGGTGGATTATTCTTGCGCCATCAAGCTTTCGACCCCGATTTCGGTGATTTCTGCGCTGCGCGAAGCCGCTGACCGCAACATGACCGTGAAGGGCGGCAAGTACCTGGAAGAATTTGCGCTTGCCGATACCATTGTTTTCGACAAGACAGGAACTCTCACCAAGGCGGAACCGAAACTTGAACGTGTTATTCCGTTCGGAAACCGCAGCGAAGACGAAATCCTTCGCATCGCCGCTTGCATCGAGGAGCATTTCCCGCATAGCATGGCGCGCGCCATTGTGCGCGGGGCTGCCGAAAGGGGAATCGACCACGAAGAAGAACACGCTGACGTGAAGTACATTGTGGCACATGGAATCGCGACGACTCTCGATGGCGAACGCGCTGTTATCGGTAGCAAGCATTTCGTAGTCGAAGACGAAAAAATCGCGGTGGGCGAGGCGGAACAGAAAAAGATTGACGAACTCGCCGGAGCCGCATCCGTGATTTACCTTGCTATTGGCGGGAACCTTGCGGGCGTGCTTTGCATTAGCGATCCTCCGCGAGACGAAGCAGCAGAAGCGATTCGCATGCTCCGTGAACGCGAGATCAAGCATGTGGCGATGATTACCGGCGATAGCCAGAAGGCTGCTGAACGCACGGCGCAACTTTTGGGCGTCGATACCTTCTTTGCGCAGGTGCTGCCCGAAGACAAGCACCGCTATGTGGAAAAGATGAAGGCCGAAGGCCGCCGCGTGATTATGGTGGGCGACGGAATCAACGATGCTCCTGCCCTTGCCGCCGCGAACGTGTCGGTCGCCATGAGCGATGCCAGCGACATTGCCCGTGAAACCGCCGACGTGACCCTCCGCAGCGAAGACCTGCGCGACCTCGCCGAACTCCGTACGCTGAGTACCCAGCTCATGGACCGCATCCAGGCGAATTACCGCTTTATCGTCGCCTTCAACACGTCGTTACTGGCGGCAGGCTTCTTCGGCTTCTTGGCCCCCTCGACCTCGGCCTTGTTGCACAACCTCTCGACCATGGCAATCTGTGCCAAGAGTATGACCCCGCTAAAACGCGCGTAG